GTAGAACTTGAAAAGCAGGTTGGTTATAGTGGTCTTACCGCCGCCGGTTTCGCCCACTATAGCCAGGCTCTTGCCTTTGCGCAGAGTAAACGAAACGCCTTTTATCACCCAGGGGTCCTCCGGGGCGTATTTCATCCAGACATCGCGGAATTCTATGCTCTCGCGCATGGAATGTATAAAATGCGGTTTTACCGGGTCGGTTATGTCGGGGCGGCGTTCCATTATCCGGGCTATGCGATGGCCGGCCGAGAAGGAGCGCTGTATGATGCTTATATGTTCGGACAGGCGGAATACCGGTTCAAAGAGTTTGTCTATATAGAGAATGAACATCACCAGCGTTCCTATGCTGATGCTGCCTTCCAGCGCCCAGCTGCCGCCCGCGCCCAGTATTATGGCTATGGATATGGGGCTAAGGAGTATCACGGCCATATAAAAGATCACCGACATTACTTCAGCGCGCAGCTCGGCGTCGAATTTTCGCTTGTTAACGGCGTTCAGCCTGGCCGCGGCCATGCCTTCGCGGTTGTAGGCCTGTAGCAGCGCGATGGCGCTTACATGTTCGCTTAAAAAGCCGGATATTTCGCTGGCCAGTTTTCTTACCGTCACGAACATGGTGGAGCTTTTGTGCAGGAAGACCATGCTGATGACCATAACGAAGGGCAGCACGCTCATAAGCAGCAGCGTGAGCCGTAGGCTGAAGAAAGCCATTATGCCGAAGGTGACGAAGAACATCAGTATATCGCGGAAGATGGTGATGGAGGTTTCGGTGAAAAGTTCGTAAAGACTCGCCGTGTCAGACTGGATGCGGGCCATCAGCCGCCCCGCGGGGTATTGCGCGTAGAACGGAAGGTCAAGGCCGAGCATATGGGCGAGCATCTTTTTCTTCAGGTTCGTCATTATCTGCTGTCCGGTGCGCACCAGTCCCATGCGCAGGAAGTAGGTGAAGACCAGGAAAAGCAGGGAATTGAGGAAAAGGGCAGTGACCGAAAGGATGACAAGGCGGTAATCCTTTGCCGGCATGGCTTTGTCTATGATATATTTCGCGATTATCGGCGACAGCAGGTTCAGCGCGGAGGAGAGGAAGAGCCAGGCGCCGGCGACGGCGAACCCCCGCTTTTCCGGCAGCATGAGGCCGTAAAGCATGCGGAAGGTGGCTTTGTAGTTTATTTTTTCCTTCTGGTCCTGGCTTTCGTCGTAGTGTGAGTCGTTGTCGCCGTGCATAAGGATATTCTATAAAATATGTTTCAAGCCCGCATTGGCTGTTTGCAATGCGGGCTTGAAATTATAGCGCAGGTTTTCTATAAACCCCGTGTTATTTCGCGGATTTCGTGTTTGACGGCGTTCAGGTGGGTGCCGGGCCAGTAGATCTTTCCGCAGGCGGGGCATTTTAAAAAAGCATAATCATGTTCGGCGGTTTTCGCGGGGACGGTCTTCAGGGCCTCTTCCCGTGATATCCCGGCAAGCGGCTTGTTACAGAGGGTACAGCGGGTAAAAAAGCCCTTCTCGTCCGGTTTCAGTCCCGATTCCCGGAAAAATTTCCGAAGCTGGTCGCGCCAGTGCTGTTCGCGGAACAGTATCATTTTGACGTCATTGCCCGGGCGCAGACGGGTGTCACGGGTGAGAAGGATGACGCCGGGTTCTCTGGCTTCAAGGAGAATAAGCCCGGTATCGCGTTTGTCATGCGGCACGAAGGCGCAGTCATAGCCCATTATCCTGAGCCAATTGGCCAGTTTCCCCAGCATGGAATCCGCAATGAATTTCATCCCCGCCCCCTTAAATTTACATTTTAGACAATGACAAAAGTGTAAAGTTAAGGGGGTTTTTATGACAAAAAGGCTTGAGGTTTCAGCTCAAGCCTTTTTTTATCGCCCGCTCCTAATTCAGCTTTACTTCCGCGCCGCGTTTCAGGGCTCTTATATTCAGCTCTATAACTTCCGGTTTCAGCTTTTTGTAAACTTTGGGCAGGGCTTTGGCTATTGCGTCTATGGAAATCGCGCCGGTCTGCGCGGCAAAAGCTCCCAGGGCCACCATGTTCATTACTTTGGCGTTGCCCAGTTCTCCGGCTATCTGGTTGCAGGGCACGTAAAGCACCTTTATGTCATTGCGGGAAGCTTTTGAGTGAACGAGACAACTGTTCACTATTAACAGTCCCCCCGGTTTCACCAGCGGTTCGAACTTGGCAAGTGACGGTTCGTTGAGCACTATTACTGTGTCAGGTTCTGAAACTATCGGAGTGGTGACTTCGTCGGAAGATATCACCACCGAACAGTTGGCCGTTCCGCCGCGCATTTCAGCCCCGTATGAAGGGAAGAAGCTTACTTCCCGTCCTTCCAGCATCCCTGAATATGCCAGCAGTACGCCTGCCGAAATAACTCCCTGTCCGCCAAAACCCGAAATTCTTATGCCTTGATACATGTTAGTTCCTCCTAGCAAATCAGCGTATAGAGACTAGCGGCTAGGGGTTTAGGGAGGAAATTTCCTTCCCTAAACCCTATACGCTGTCCGCTTACCCCTGCTTTTGCGCGTCTTTATAAACTCCCAGCGGGAACACCGGCAGCATCCCCTCGGCCACGAACTTGGTGGCCTCCGACGGATTGTCCAGCCTGGTTCCCCAGTTTGTCGGGCACATCGAGAGCACTTCCACCATTGAGAAGCCCTTGCAGTCCACCTGGTTCTGGAAGGCTTTCTTTATGGCAGCCTTGGTTTTAAGCACGCCCGGCGCGGTATGCACCGAGGTGCGTTCAAGGTATGCGGCCCCGTCTATGGTGGCAAGCAGTTCGCACATGCGTATGGGATAGCCCGCCTGTTTTGCCGTGCGGCCTTCCACACAGGTGGTGGCTTTCTGGCCTATTAAGGTGGTCGGGGCCATCTGGCCGCCGGTCATACCGTAGATGGCGTTGTTAATAAAGATCACCGTTATGTTTTCCGAGCGTATGGCCGCATGTACTATTTCCGCCATGCCTATGGAGGCCAGATCGCCGTCGCCCTGGTAGGAGAACACTATAGTGTCGGGTTTAGACCTTTTAAGGCCCGTTGCGATGGCCGGGCCGCGCCCGTGCGCGCCCTGTATCGTGTCGCAGTTGAAGTAGGCGTCCGCGAATACCGCGCAGCCCACCGGGGCCACGCATATCGTTCTTGCGCGTATGCCCAGGTCGTCCATTGCCTCCGCTATCAGGCGGTGCACTATGCCGTGCCCGCAGCCCGGGCAGTAATGCATTTTCAGGTCCAGCAGGGATTCAGGCCTTTTATTTAATAGCTGCATATTCTTTGGCTCCTTTTTTCATTACGCCTTCAATGGTGGCAAGCACTTCTTCGGCGGTTATAACCGATCCGCCCGGCTTTGAATGCAGGTAAACCTCACCGCGGCCGTTAAGTGACAGGCGCACATCTTCCACCATCTGCCCCAGGCTCATCTCAACGGCGATGAATTTCTTTATTCTTCCTGAAAGCTCAATCAGGCGTTTTTTAGGATAAGGCCAAAGCGTGATGGGCCGGAACAGTCCGACTTTAAGCCCTTTCTCGCGGGCCATTTTCATCGCCGCCATTGAAACCCTGGCGGAAGTACCGTAGGCCACCAGGGCAACCTCGGCGTCCTCAAGCATCTTTTCCTCATAGAGGACTTCGTTTTCCTCTATCTGCTTGTAGCGTTTCGCGCGTTCCCTGACCATTATTTCAAGGTAGCCTTCGCGCAGGTCGTAAGAT
The genomic region above belongs to Elusimicrobiota bacterium and contains:
- a CDS encoding thiamine pyrophosphate-dependent enzyme, which encodes MQLLNKRPESLLDLKMHYCPGCGHGIVHRLIAEAMDDLGIRARTICVAPVGCAVFADAYFNCDTIQGAHGRGPAIATGLKRSKPDTIVFSYQGDGDLASIGMAEIVHAAIRSENITVIFINNAIYGMTGGQMAPTTLIGQKATTCVEGRTAKQAGYPIRMCELLATIDGAAYLERTSVHTAPGVLKTKAAIKKAFQNQVDCKGFSMVEVLSMCPTNWGTRLDNPSEATKFVAEGMLPVFPLGVYKDAQKQG
- a CDS encoding Mut7-C RNAse domain-containing protein; protein product: MKFIADSMLGKLANWLRIMGYDCAFVPHDKRDTGLILLEAREPGVILLTRDTRLRPGNDVKMILFREQHWRDQLRKFFRESGLKPDEKGFFTRCTLCNKPLAGISREEALKTVPAKTAEHDYAFLKCPACGKIYWPGTHLNAVKHEIREITRGL
- a CDS encoding ABC transporter ATP-binding protein, which translates into the protein MHGDNDSHYDESQDQKEKINYKATFRMLYGLMLPEKRGFAVAGAWLFLSSALNLLSPIIAKYIIDKAMPAKDYRLVILSVTALFLNSLLFLVFTYFLRMGLVRTGQQIMTNLKKKMLAHMLGLDLPFYAQYPAGRLMARIQSDTASLYELFTETSITIFRDILMFFVTFGIMAFFSLRLTLLLMSVLPFVMVISMVFLHKSSTMFVTVRKLASEISGFLSEHVSAIALLQAYNREGMAAARLNAVNKRKFDAELRAEVMSVIFYMAVILLSPISIAIILGAGGSWALEGSISIGTLVMFILYIDKLFEPVFRLSEHISIIQRSFSAGHRIARIMERRPDITDPVKPHFIHSMRESIEFRDVWMKYAPEDPWVIKGVSFTLRKGKSLAIVGETGGGKTTITNLLFKFYTPQKGRILIDGTDISDISLKSLRTAIGLVHQDIYLFPGTIMQNLKLMDDAVPDALVHDAIKTIGLDAFFKHHSLTKQIVEKGVNLSAGEKQVISLVRAMVLNQEVLALDEATSHIDPYTERMINTAMQRLLKHKTMIVIAHRLSTIRNADEIILISEGEVKERGTHESLLAHGGIYSKFYKLQFGES
- a CDS encoding 2-oxoacid:acceptor oxidoreductase family protein, whose protein sequence is MYQGIRISGFGGQGVISAGVLLAYSGMLEGREVSFFPSYGAEMRGGTANCSVVISSDEVTTPIVSEPDTVIVLNEPSLAKFEPLVKPGGLLIVNSCLVHSKASRNDIKVLYVPCNQIAGELGNAKVMNMVALGAFAAQTGAISIDAIAKALPKVYKKLKPEVIELNIRALKRGAEVKLN